In one Flavobacteriales bacterium genomic region, the following are encoded:
- a CDS encoding TlpA disulfide reductase family protein, whose amino-acid sequence MTILPDDSGGLDIVISNAAERITLRQVEFRRDSLFARFPLYDSELHAHIASDSLLSGLWVNHTKGPGYRIPFVARAGKRPRPLDSRAPPAKAFTGTWETRFSHGTSDAYSAVGEFWQHPGGTVTGTFLTETGDYRFLEGAAYGDSLLLSCFDGTHAFLFAAEHRNDSLVGRFWSGTHWQEPWVAVPNPSFKLRHPDSLTQLTEDVDRVRFSFPDTDGVLRSTDDPDMRGKPLLVHIMGSWCPNCIDETSLLKDMYHKYHGRGLNVLAIAFEKHREKDRAIAGLQRFKDVLHVPYPILYGGPAAKSEALEQLPFLKHLMSYPTCVFIDRSGEVKRIRTGFYGPGTGAHYVRYREDLDRYLEELVSMP is encoded by the coding sequence ATGACCATACTACCGGATGATTCCGGAGGCTTGGATATCGTCATCAGCAATGCTGCCGAACGCATCACGCTGAGGCAGGTGGAATTCCGCCGTGATTCGCTCTTCGCCCGTTTCCCCTTGTATGATTCCGAACTGCACGCGCACATAGCCAGCGACAGCCTCCTTTCGGGGCTTTGGGTCAATCACACCAAGGGCCCGGGGTATCGCATCCCGTTCGTTGCCAGGGCCGGCAAGCGGCCAAGGCCCCTTGACAGCCGGGCCCCTCCAGCCAAGGCCTTCACCGGGACATGGGAGACCCGCTTCAGTCACGGAACCTCAGACGCCTATTCCGCTGTCGGTGAGTTCTGGCAGCATCCGGGCGGAACCGTGACGGGCACCTTCCTGACCGAGACAGGCGACTACCGTTTCCTGGAGGGTGCCGCCTATGGTGACTCGCTTCTGCTCTCCTGTTTCGATGGCACTCACGCCTTCCTCTTCGCCGCGGAACACCGGAATGACAGCCTGGTCGGACGCTTTTGGAGCGGCACCCACTGGCAGGAGCCCTGGGTAGCCGTTCCCAACCCCTCGTTCAAGCTCCGCCATCCGGACTCATTGACGCAGCTCACCGAGGATGTAGACCGTGTGCGATTCAGCTTCCCGGACACCGATGGTGTGCTGCGATCAACGGATGACCCGGACATGAGGGGCAAGCCCCTGCTCGTCCACATCATGGGAAGCTGGTGCCCGAACTGCATCGATGAGACGAGCCTGCTCAAGGATATGTACCACAAGTACCATGGCCGCGGCCTCAATGTATTGGCGATAGCATTCGAGAAGCACCGGGAGAAAGACCGGGCGATTGCCGGCCTCCAGCGGTTCAAGGACGTCCTGCACGTGCCCTATCCCATCCTGTATGGCGGCCCTGCCGCCAAATCCGAGGCGTTGGAGCAGCTTCCCTTCCTCAAGCACCTGATGAGCTACCCCACCTGCGTCTTCATCGACCGTTCAGGCGAGGTCAAGCGCATCCGGACAGGGTTCTATGGGCCTGGCACCGGAGCCCATTATGTGCGGTACCGCGAGGACCTGGACCGCTACCTCGAGGAACTCGTGTCGATGCCCTGA
- a CDS encoding response regulator: MAQTNVLVVEDESIVSKDIQHSLKKLGYSVVGAASTGEQAVALATEHMPDIILMDIMLKGEMSGIEAAEAIRKTANIPVIFLTAYADESTLAKAKVTQPYGYIIKPFKEIDIHTSIEMALYKHKKETEVLKERDMLYALVENKDSNKDILFVKSNSRLVKLKTSDIYFIEALKDYVVINLLNTRYTVHSTMKDIEAKLSDAEFIRVHRSFIVRVDKITAIEQSNLILENDKKVIPIGGSYKEELQKRLNLV; the protein is encoded by the coding sequence ATGGCGCAGACGAACGTTCTCGTGGTGGAGGATGAGAGCATTGTGAGCAAGGACATCCAGCACAGCCTGAAGAAGCTGGGCTACAGCGTCGTCGGCGCAGCCAGCACGGGGGAGCAGGCCGTGGCGCTCGCCACGGAGCACATGCCCGACATCATCCTCATGGATATCATGCTCAAGGGGGAGATGAGCGGCATTGAGGCGGCGGAGGCCATCCGGAAGACCGCCAACATCCCCGTGATCTTCCTCACGGCCTATGCCGACGAGAGCACATTGGCCAAGGCCAAAGTGACGCAGCCCTACGGTTACATCATCAAGCCCTTCAAGGAGATCGATATCCACACGTCGATCGAGATGGCCCTCTACAAGCACAAGAAGGAGACCGAGGTGCTCAAGGAGCGCGATATGCTTTACGCGCTGGTGGAGAACAAGGACAGCAACAAGGATATCCTGTTCGTGAAGAGCAATAGCCGTCTGGTGAAGCTAAAGACCAGCGACATCTACTTCATCGAGGCGCTGAAGGACTATGTGGTCATCAACCTGCTCAATACGCGCTATACCGTGCACAGCACCATGAAGGACATCGAGGCCAAGCTGTCCGATGCCGAGTTCATCCGCGTGCACAGGAGCTTCATCGTCCGCGTGGACAAGATCACCGCGATCGAGCAATCGAACCTGATCCTGGAGAACGACAAGAAGGTGATTCCCATCGGTGGCAGCTACAAGGAGGAGTTGCAGAAGCGCCTCAACCTGGTCTGA
- the rnr gene encoding ribonuclease R yields MPKHRSAPSPASLAQDVLSAIRRAGHAGITSQQLALQLGFKDKGQRYLLFDAIELLLDEGRIESGKKGRYTAQGGRDTLEGTIDIIASGAGYVRVGGGEEDIYVHGRNVGVALHGDRVLVKVMGGRGARAEGKVLQVLERRRSEFVGTIHKQAGRLLLVADDQRVKQPFFIPPHESLNAQEGDKAIIALGEWKDSRDIPRGKVTRVLGRAGEHHVEMHAILAEFGLPLDFPESVQLASERIGNGVTEEEIAKRRDVRAIPTITIDPDDAKDLDDALSLRCLENGHWEVGIHIADVSHYVTPRSVIDMEAANRATSVYLVDRVVPMLPEKLSNDLCSLNPHTDKLSFSAIFELDEQARIRGEWFGRTVMRSHRRFAYAEAQAIIDGGDGDFRDEVLTLHRLAQVMRKERMENGALEVGGNEVKFKLDEQGRPLGVYEKVMGPANWLIEEFMLLANKRVAAWVNRRKGGAAPPFVYRVHDLPDPEKVEQLRSLAKSFGHTLSVGRDEDLPHAINRLLQEVRGKEEENIIKQVAIRSMAKAIYSTENIGHYGLAFEHYTHFTSPIRRYPDLLVHRAMAHYLGGGGPLDRDALEVSCKHSSRMEKQASDAERASIRYKQAEYLLARIGQSFEGIISGLTSWGIYVELRENRCEGMMALRELPGDVYRFDQDRYVVSGHRTGRKFRLGDELTVTIKAVDMDRRTVDFALAGEAGPVTTSGKFVRRSEQGKRAKKR; encoded by the coding sequence ATGCCCAAGCATCGCTCAGCCCCCTCCCCCGCCAGCCTCGCCCAGGACGTGCTGTCCGCCATCCGCCGGGCTGGCCATGCGGGCATCACCAGCCAGCAGCTCGCCCTGCAACTGGGGTTCAAGGACAAAGGCCAGCGCTACCTGCTCTTCGATGCCATTGAGCTGCTGCTGGACGAGGGGCGCATTGAATCGGGCAAGAAGGGGCGCTATACCGCCCAGGGGGGGCGCGACACCTTGGAGGGCACCATCGACATCATTGCCAGCGGAGCGGGCTACGTTCGTGTAGGGGGCGGCGAGGAAGACATCTACGTGCACGGCCGCAACGTGGGCGTGGCCCTGCACGGAGATCGTGTGCTGGTGAAAGTGATGGGGGGGCGGGGCGCCCGTGCAGAGGGCAAAGTGCTCCAGGTGCTCGAGCGGCGCCGCTCCGAATTCGTGGGCACCATCCACAAGCAGGCCGGGCGCCTACTGCTAGTGGCCGATGACCAGCGTGTGAAGCAGCCCTTCTTCATCCCGCCCCATGAGAGCCTGAATGCACAGGAGGGAGACAAGGCGATCATCGCGCTCGGCGAGTGGAAGGACAGCCGCGACATCCCTCGCGGCAAGGTGACCCGCGTGCTGGGCCGGGCCGGAGAGCACCACGTGGAGATGCACGCCATCCTGGCGGAATTCGGCCTGCCGCTGGATTTCCCCGAGAGCGTTCAGCTGGCCAGCGAAAGGATCGGCAATGGCGTCACGGAAGAGGAGATCGCCAAGCGCCGCGACGTGCGCGCAATCCCCACGATCACCATCGACCCGGATGATGCCAAGGACCTGGATGACGCGCTGAGCCTTCGCTGCTTGGAGAACGGCCACTGGGAGGTGGGCATCCACATCGCCGATGTGAGCCATTATGTGACGCCGCGCAGCGTGATCGACATGGAGGCGGCGAACCGCGCCACCAGCGTCTATCTCGTGGACCGCGTGGTGCCCATGCTCCCCGAGAAGCTCAGCAACGACCTGTGCTCGCTCAATCCGCACACCGACAAGCTCAGCTTCAGCGCCATCTTCGAGCTCGATGAGCAAGCGCGCATCAGGGGCGAGTGGTTCGGCCGCACGGTGATGCGCTCGCACCGCCGCTTCGCCTATGCCGAGGCCCAAGCGATCATCGATGGCGGCGATGGTGACTTCAGGGACGAGGTGCTCACGCTGCATCGGCTCGCCCAGGTCATGCGCAAGGAGCGGATGGAGAACGGCGCACTGGAGGTCGGGGGCAACGAGGTGAAGTTCAAGCTGGATGAGCAGGGCCGGCCGCTCGGTGTGTACGAGAAGGTGATGGGGCCCGCCAACTGGCTGATCGAGGAATTCATGCTGCTGGCCAACAAGCGCGTGGCGGCCTGGGTGAACAGGCGCAAGGGGGGGGCGGCACCGCCCTTCGTCTACCGTGTGCACGACCTGCCGGACCCTGAGAAAGTAGAGCAGCTGCGCTCCCTCGCCAAGAGCTTCGGCCACACCCTTTCCGTGGGCCGGGACGAGGACCTGCCCCATGCGATCAACAGGTTGCTGCAGGAGGTGCGGGGCAAGGAGGAGGAGAACATCATCAAGCAGGTAGCCATCCGCAGCATGGCCAAGGCCATCTACAGCACGGAGAACATCGGCCATTACGGGCTTGCCTTCGAACACTACACCCACTTCACCTCTCCCATCCGGCGCTATCCCGACCTGCTGGTGCACCGCGCCATGGCGCACTACCTGGGCGGCGGCGGGCCGCTGGACCGCGATGCGCTGGAGGTGAGTTGCAAGCACAGCTCGCGCATGGAGAAGCAGGCTTCCGACGCCGAGCGGGCGAGCATCCGCTACAAACAGGCCGAGTACCTGCTGGCCCGTATCGGTCAATCGTTCGAGGGCATCATCAGCGGCCTAACCAGCTGGGGTATCTATGTGGAACTGCGCGAGAACAGATGCGAGGGCATGATGGCCTTGCGGGAGCTGCCGGGCGATGTCTACCGCTTCGACCAGGACCGCTACGTGGTGTCCGGACACCGCACCGGTCGCAAGTTCAGGCTGGGCGACGAGCTCACCGTGACCATCAAGGCCGTGGACATGGACCGCCGCACCGTGGACTTCGCGCTGGCTGGCGAGGCGGGACCCGTAACGACGAGCGGGAAGTTCGTCCGCCGCAGCGAACAGGGGAAACGGGCGAAGAAGCGCTGA
- a CDS encoding ribose-phosphate pyrophosphokinase — protein MLESAKIFSGTATRYLAEQIAAASGERLGEVAVSRFSDGEFQPSFEETVRGELVFIVQSTFPPSDNLFELLLMVDAAKRASAKRIVAVMPYFGFARQDRKDKPRVSIGAKLVANMLTAAGVDRIMTMDLHADQIQGFFEVPVDHLFASSIFLPHIKSLGLKDLVMAAPDTGGTKRANAYSKHLGCDMAICYKQRKVANQIERMTVIGDVKDKDVVLVDDMIDTAGTLTKAADMMTDLGARSVRAVCTHAVLSGEACQRIEQSSLTELIVTDTIPIGPEKIALTSKIKVLSVSQLFADVIRRVRSHESISSHFIIA, from the coding sequence ATGCTCGAGAGCGCCAAGATCTTCAGCGGCACCGCCACGCGGTACCTGGCCGAGCAGATTGCTGCGGCCAGCGGCGAGCGCTTGGGCGAGGTTGCCGTGAGCCGGTTCAGCGATGGGGAATTCCAGCCCAGCTTCGAGGAAACGGTGCGCGGGGAGCTGGTCTTCATCGTGCAGAGCACCTTCCCGCCGAGCGACAACCTTTTCGAGCTGCTGCTCATGGTGGATGCCGCCAAGCGCGCCAGCGCCAAGCGCATCGTGGCCGTGATGCCTTATTTCGGCTTTGCCCGGCAGGACCGCAAGGACAAGCCGCGGGTCTCCATTGGCGCCAAGTTGGTGGCCAACATGCTCACGGCGGCCGGCGTGGACCGCATCATGACCATGGACCTGCATGCGGACCAGATCCAGGGATTCTTCGAGGTGCCGGTGGACCATCTGTTCGCCAGCAGCATCTTCCTGCCCCACATCAAGTCGCTGGGCCTAAAGGATTTGGTGATGGCCGCCCCCGACACCGGCGGCACCAAGCGCGCCAATGCGTACAGCAAGCATCTGGGGTGCGATATGGCCATCTGCTACAAGCAGAGGAAGGTGGCCAATCAGATTGAGCGGATGACAGTGATCGGCGACGTCAAGGACAAGGATGTGGTGCTGGTGGACGACATGATCGACACGGCAGGCACCTTGACCAAGGCCGCCGACATGATGACGGACCTCGGTGCCCGCAGCGTCCGTGCGGTATGCACCCATGCCGTGTTGAGCGGGGAGGCCTGCCAGCGCATCGAGCAGAGCTCGCTGACCGAGCTCATCGTCACCGACACCATTCCCATCGGGCCCGAGAAGATCGCCCTCACCAGCAAGATCAAGGTGCTTTCCGTATCGCAGCTGTTCGCCGACGTGATCCGGCGCGTGCGGAGCCACGAGAGCATCAGCAGCCATTTCATCATTGCGTAA
- a CDS encoding M28 family peptidase: MRAFLVCWACCILVAGFAQGDSLAAAYGNTITADELMGSLRVLASDSMEGRDTGKPGQKMAAAYLRATFESMGIPPVPEPYGARVKEGYFQEFDLIETRSGGISLERGRSKLGLGDGLVYFNELLGPGRSRVGPVHYAGHCRDAAAESDKKAKSVLVDGSAIEPREIRACLEQLRGLSPELLFVYVGNLDPWLGFIHAEDTRMRLANDDLRQRERSGAQVILLDERGLTMLLGRRRAKSFRNAAAGAIWDSRAFLVVRPNEQRIVSENVLAFIEGTDLKDELVVLTAHYDHVGMVDGVVYNGADDDGSGTVALIEIAEAFALARSAGHGPRRSVLIMPVSGEEKGLLGSRYYSDNPVWPLDRTVANLNIDMIGRRDSAHATADPYVYIIGSDRLSKELHQLNESVNERFVGLRLDYAFNGEDDPNRFYYRSDHYNFARKGIPCIFYFSGVHEDYHQPGDDVERIEPGLLEQRARLVFHTAWELANRPDRVALDE; this comes from the coding sequence TTGAGGGCTTTCCTGGTGTGCTGGGCCTGCTGCATCCTGGTGGCGGGGTTTGCCCAAGGCGATTCACTGGCGGCTGCCTATGGGAATACCATCACAGCGGATGAGCTGATGGGCAGCCTGCGGGTGCTTGCCAGCGATTCAATGGAGGGAAGGGATACCGGAAAGCCTGGCCAGAAGATGGCGGCCGCCTATCTGCGAGCGACATTCGAGTCAATGGGCATACCCCCTGTTCCGGAGCCGTATGGTGCCAGGGTGAAGGAAGGCTATTTCCAGGAGTTCGATCTCATCGAGACTCGGTCCGGTGGTATTTCCCTCGAACGGGGCAGGAGCAAGCTGGGCTTGGGGGATGGTCTGGTCTATTTCAATGAGCTGTTGGGTCCGGGGCGTTCGCGTGTCGGCCCAGTGCACTATGCAGGCCATTGCAGGGATGCAGCCGCCGAATCGGATAAGAAGGCTAAGAGCGTGCTGGTGGATGGCTCTGCCATCGAGCCACGCGAAATAAGGGCCTGCCTTGAGCAACTGAGGGGGCTCAGCCCCGAATTGCTTTTCGTGTACGTGGGGAACCTCGATCCTTGGTTGGGCTTTATCCATGCGGAGGACACCAGGATGCGCCTGGCGAATGATGACCTGCGGCAGAGGGAGCGTTCCGGGGCGCAGGTCATTCTGCTGGATGAACGCGGCCTCACGATGCTGCTCGGGCGTCGGAGGGCTAAGTCCTTCCGGAATGCGGCTGCAGGAGCGATCTGGGATTCCCGTGCGTTCCTAGTGGTGCGTCCGAACGAGCAGCGGATTGTTTCGGAGAATGTCCTTGCCTTCATCGAAGGTACGGATCTGAAGGACGAATTGGTGGTGCTCACCGCGCACTATGACCATGTCGGAATGGTTGATGGGGTGGTGTACAATGGCGCAGACGATGACGGCAGCGGGACCGTGGCCCTTATTGAGATCGCTGAAGCGTTTGCATTGGCCAGATCAGCTGGGCACGGCCCAAGGCGAAGTGTGCTCATCATGCCGGTGAGCGGAGAGGAAAAGGGGCTGCTGGGATCGCGTTATTACAGCGACAATCCGGTGTGGCCATTGGACCGGACAGTGGCCAACCTGAACATCGACATGATCGGCAGGCGGGACAGCGCGCATGCTACGGCGGACCCCTACGTGTACATCATCGGGAGCGATCGCCTGAGCAAGGAACTGCATCAATTGAACGAGTCGGTCAATGAGCGCTTTGTCGGTCTTCGGCTCGATTACGCGTTCAATGGCGAGGACGACCCGAACCGGTTCTATTACCGCAGCGACCATTACAACTTCGCTCGGAAGGGCATCCCCTGCATCTTCTACTTCAGCGGGGTGCATGAGGACTACCATCAGCCAGGGGACGATGTGGAGCGTATCGAGCCCGGACTGCTGGAGCAGCGCGCCCGGCTCGTTTTCCATACAGCATGGGAGCTGGCGAATCGTCCCGATCGGGTAGCCTTGGACGAATGA
- a CDS encoding PAS domain S-box protein: MDSNDLKKRYDDLLNRNLAGIFRTTLKGRFIECNDAMAQVLGYADKDELMAAPASALYFTPKDRERYLADLMVQGRLVNYGIRLKHKTGRPVEVLENVYLDQETGEETTVLGMLMDITAVKQAEAEQRALMASYRTLVERTQDGLLVVADGIIRYANPAAMSLLGEGLLGTSFVDRFVEEDREPIIDAIHRAQAGEMPEVLAHPPGPDGREIALLCVATLHDGQAGVQVTMQDRSSQRRIILERVQLQIAKEVNKVLRDEIEQHRRTQEELRRSRRFARNLIDSSLDMIMAADEEGRITEYNPAASIRFGYEPEEVLGKSTIILYADPAEYQRVQRELDRHGAFSGEVINVDRYGIPFTSYLAASRLFDEDGQVIGAMGVSRDITRMKRDQEALRASEERYRDLFENATDLIQSVRPDGRFEYVNAAWRNTLGYSEEDLLQRTIWDIVDPAHHAACRAFLEGILSGDAAGAIRTVFRAKDGRPVTVEGSSTVRRTAGVPMATRSIFRDISGALEASQRIKEHEAKWKALFESSEHLFWTVDREIKLTSYNKAYGDAIERLYGHRPEINNDPERPRKLFASRTYHDFWEGKYADAFSGRAIRFNTDIVDRQGNRVCNEVFLSPVFAADGTVKEVFGVGHEITEQKLAEEKVRDQAARLQAIFDSSANMMIWTLDKDFRITSCNHRFRQALRSDFGIELDAGDLFLGAASEAAAGSNHGRYTEYYLNAFKGRPQQFEAELVDHDGRTIWVENFLNPIIVDGEVQELSCQAHHITERKEAQRELLRSLAEKESLLKEVHHRVKNNLQVISSITKLQSEHAGLDPKVQEMLHHSRDRIRSMALIHESLYQNKQFSRIDLAEYVDGLARNLMLSYSLTGRIDLEMDLRPVHLNIDQAMPCGLILNEVISNSLKHGYPDGRRGTVRIAIGALDDQVSIRISDDGVGLPPGFEEERHGRLGLELTRMLVDQLDGRLERTSVRGVSYLLTFERLKNYANGADERSRGGG; this comes from the coding sequence ATGGACTCCAATGATCTGAAGAAGCGCTACGATGATCTGCTCAATCGGAACCTGGCGGGCATCTTCCGCACCACGCTGAAGGGGCGATTCATCGAGTGCAACGATGCCATGGCCCAGGTGCTGGGCTACGCCGACAAGGATGAACTGATGGCCGCGCCGGCCTCAGCGCTCTATTTCACGCCCAAGGACCGGGAGAGGTACCTGGCCGATCTCATGGTGCAGGGCCGGCTGGTGAATTACGGCATCCGCTTGAAGCACAAGACGGGCCGCCCCGTGGAGGTGCTGGAGAACGTCTATCTGGACCAGGAAACCGGCGAGGAAACCACGGTGCTCGGCATGCTCATGGACATCACGGCCGTGAAGCAGGCCGAGGCGGAGCAGCGTGCGCTCATGGCCTCCTACCGGACGCTTGTGGAGCGGACGCAGGATGGCCTTCTGGTGGTGGCGGATGGCATCATCCGCTATGCCAACCCCGCGGCCATGAGCCTGCTCGGCGAAGGGCTGTTGGGAACGTCCTTCGTTGATCGATTCGTGGAGGAGGATAGGGAGCCGATCATAGACGCCATTCATCGCGCGCAGGCCGGCGAAATGCCCGAGGTGCTTGCTCATCCCCCGGGTCCCGATGGCAGGGAGATCGCGCTGCTTTGCGTAGCTACGCTTCACGACGGGCAGGCTGGCGTGCAGGTGACGATGCAGGACCGGAGTTCGCAGCGCCGCATCATCCTCGAGCGTGTGCAGCTGCAGATCGCCAAAGAGGTGAACAAGGTGCTCCGTGACGAGATCGAGCAGCACCGGCGGACGCAGGAAGAGCTGCGGCGATCGCGGCGATTCGCAAGGAACCTCATCGACAGCTCGCTTGACATGATCATGGCGGCGGATGAGGAAGGCCGCATCACCGAGTACAATCCGGCGGCAAGCATCCGGTTCGGCTACGAGCCCGAGGAGGTCCTCGGCAAAAGCACGATCATACTCTATGCGGACCCGGCAGAGTACCAAAGGGTCCAACGGGAACTGGACCGTCATGGGGCATTCTCGGGGGAGGTGATCAATGTGGACCGCTATGGAATCCCATTCACCAGCTACCTCGCGGCCTCGCGGCTGTTCGATGAGGATGGCCAGGTGATCGGGGCCATGGGCGTGTCGAGGGATATCACGCGCATGAAGCGCGACCAGGAAGCCCTACGGGCGAGCGAGGAGCGCTATCGGGATCTGTTCGAGAATGCGACCGACCTGATCCAGAGCGTGCGTCCGGATGGACGGTTCGAGTACGTCAATGCGGCTTGGAGGAATACCCTGGGGTACTCCGAGGAGGACCTCCTGCAGCGCACCATCTGGGACATCGTAGATCCTGCGCACCATGCGGCGTGCCGAGCCTTTCTGGAGGGCATCCTGAGCGGTGATGCCGCAGGGGCCATCCGTACCGTATTCCGCGCCAAGGATGGCAGGCCTGTGACGGTGGAAGGGTCATCCACCGTTCGTCGGACCGCCGGCGTGCCCATGGCCACGCGGAGCATCTTCAGGGACATCAGCGGGGCCTTGGAAGCCAGCCAACGGATCAAGGAGCACGAAGCCAAGTGGAAGGCCCTCTTCGAGAGCAGCGAGCACCTGTTCTGGACAGTGGATCGGGAGATCAAGCTCACCTCGTACAATAAGGCCTATGGCGATGCCATCGAGCGGCTATATGGCCATCGGCCGGAGATCAACAACGACCCGGAGCGCCCCCGCAAGCTCTTCGCATCCCGCACCTACCACGACTTCTGGGAAGGCAAGTATGCCGACGCCTTCTCGGGAAGGGCGATCCGCTTCAACACCGATATCGTGGACCGCCAAGGCAACAGGGTCTGCAACGAGGTCTTCCTGAGCCCCGTCTTCGCTGCGGATGGAACGGTCAAGGAGGTGTTCGGCGTCGGCCATGAGATCACCGAACAGAAGCTTGCAGAGGAGAAGGTGAGGGACCAGGCTGCTCGTCTCCAAGCCATATTCGACAGTTCGGCGAACATGATGATCTGGACGCTGGACAAGGATTTCCGCATCACCTCGTGCAATCACAGATTCCGTCAGGCGCTCCGGTCGGATTTCGGCATCGAGCTCGATGCCGGCGACCTCTTCCTCGGCGCGGCATCCGAGGCGGCCGCGGGCTCGAACCACGGGCGGTACACTGAATACTACCTCAATGCCTTCAAGGGCCGGCCCCAGCAATTCGAGGCGGAGCTCGTGGACCATGATGGCCGCACGATCTGGGTGGAGAACTTCCTCAACCCGATCATCGTCGATGGCGAGGTGCAGGAACTGTCATGCCAGGCTCACCACATCACGGAGCGGAAGGAGGCGCAGCGTGAATTGCTGCGGAGCCTGGCGGAGAAGGAATCACTGCTCAAGGAGGTGCACCACCGGGTCAAGAACAACCTGCAGGTCATCAGCAGTATCACCAAGCTCCAAAGCGAGCACGCCGGCCTCGACCCCAAGGTCCAGGAGATGCTGCACCATAGCCGGGACCGGATCAGGAGCATGGCCCTCATCCACGAAAGCCTCTATCAGAACAAGCAGTTCAGCCGGATCGACCTGGCCGAGTACGTCGATGGCTTGGCGCGCAATCTCATGCTCAGCTACAGCCTCACGGGCCGGATCGACCTGGAGATGGACCTCAGGCCCGTGCACCTGAACATCGACCAGGCCATGCCTTGCGGTCTGATTCTCAACGAGGTCATCAGCAATTCCCTGAAGCATGGGTATCCGGATGGCCGCAGGGGCACCGTGCGCATCGCCATCGGGGCCCTTGACGACCAGGTCTCCATACGGATCAGCGACGATGGTGTAGGGCTTCCACCGGGTTTCGAGGAGGAGCGCCACGGGCGGCTGGGGCTGGAATTGACACGGATGCTCGTGGACCAGTTGGATGGAAGGCTCGAGCGCACCTCGGTTCGAGGGGTGTCCTATTTGCTTACTTTTGAACGTCTCAAGAATTACGCAAATGGCGCAGACGAACGTTCTCGTGGTGGAGGATGA
- a CDS encoding 50S ribosomal protein L25 codes for MNKVTLSGAVRQQVGTKDAAQLRRGKRVPCVLYGGQGVVHFSVDEAALRKVVFTPEVNGVELEIDGNKTLAMVHQKQFHPVSDRVIHVDFMEMKEDREAKVLLAVRLTGQAAGVRKGGKLSQTMRKVRVKGLPAAIPSHLDVDVSELDVNQSIYIRDLKLKGLTPLERPDAVVAAVKVPKKVEEAATAAAPAAAPAAAAKTAEAKPAAAKK; via the coding sequence ATGAACAAAGTCACTCTCAGCGGCGCTGTCCGCCAACAAGTCGGCACCAAGGATGCCGCTCAATTGCGCCGCGGCAAGCGGGTTCCATGCGTACTCTACGGGGGGCAGGGCGTCGTCCACTTCAGTGTGGATGAAGCTGCGCTCCGCAAGGTGGTCTTCACCCCGGAGGTCAACGGCGTGGAGCTCGAAATCGATGGGAACAAGACGCTGGCCATGGTGCACCAGAAGCAGTTCCACCCGGTGAGCGACCGGGTCATCCACGTCGACTTCATGGAGATGAAGGAGGACCGCGAGGCAAAAGTGCTACTTGCCGTGCGCCTTACCGGCCAGGCTGCCGGGGTGCGGAAAGGAGGGAAGCTCAGCCAGACCATGCGCAAGGTGCGCGTGAAGGGCTTGCCCGCTGCCATCCCTTCGCACCTGGATGTCGATGTGAGCGAACTCGATGTGAACCAGAGCATCTACATCCGCGATCTGAAGCTCAAGGGGCTCACCCCGCTGGAGCGCCCCGATGCAGTGGTGGCGGCGGTGAAGGTGCCCAAGAAGGTGGAGGAAGCTGCTACGGCGGCAGCCCCGGCGGCAGCCCCCGCAGCAGCAGCCAAGACGGCTGAGGCGAAGCCTGCAGCTGCGAAGAAGTGA
- the rpiB gene encoding ribose 5-phosphate isomerase B, translating to MALRIAIGGDHAGYELKAALIRNLRDKGLEVRDFGGFTKESMDYPDPAHGVADCVATGGAEVGLLICGSGNGVNIVANKHKGVRAALAWTAEIAALARQHNDANVLSLPARYITESEAQGIVEAFLGASFEGGRHQRRVEKIENAH from the coding sequence ATGGCACTTCGTATCGCAATCGGAGGGGATCATGCAGGCTATGAGCTGAAGGCTGCACTGATTCGGAACTTAAGGGATAAAGGATTGGAGGTGAGGGATTTCGGTGGTTTCACGAAGGAGAGCATGGACTACCCCGATCCTGCGCATGGCGTGGCGGATTGCGTGGCAACGGGTGGTGCGGAGGTCGGCCTGCTGATCTGCGGGAGCGGGAATGGAGTGAACATCGTGGCCAATAAGCACAAAGGAGTGCGGGCGGCCTTGGCGTGGACCGCGGAGATTGCAGCGCTTGCCAGGCAGCACAATGATGCCAATGTCCTGTCCCTCCCCGCCAGGTATATCACGGAATCGGAAGCCCAGGGCATCGTGGAGGCTTTCCTAGGCGCTTCATTCGAGGGCGGACGGCACCAGCGCCGCGTGGAGAAGATCGAGAATGCGCACTAA